CTCTAATAAGGGGAACAAAGTCACAGATCGACTCTCTGCACCGTGATCATACACATTTCGGAGTCcggtttttatttcatctttagGACAAACACAAGCCTAGAATCGTGTCAATTATATCTGTGCCACAAAATAAATAGCTTCTGATGTGAGGAGGACgaaaaaattaatgaaataagGGGTTAAACTGAAGcagcgctgtgattggctgagcgCACCGGGAAGTCCAGCTGTCATCTGACTTTGACGCAGGCGCTCGAGCTTCCCCGAAAGTAAAAGCACACGGCAACAGCGGCAACATGGCTCCCAAAGTTCAACTTGCAGCGGGgctcttcttcctcctgctctCCTGTCTGGTCCAGCCGGCTGAGGCTTACGACTTCGGGGACGCGCTGGCCCTGCTGCTGGGGACCATCCTCTCCGTGGTGGGTTTGTGCGCCTTCCTCGGCTGGTACGCGCGAAGGCGGAACGGGCAGCTGTGACGAGCCTCCTTTCTCCCGTCCCGTTTTCACCACCCACCGCGTCAACACTACTTCGTGTGAGCTTCCATCGACCTCCTGGCGCAACCAAAATGTCGAAAGAAACGTGCCTTATTggaattaaagctgcagattGATTGGGAACGGCGTGGAGCTCCAATGAAGGTGGAGGGGAGACAACCAGGAAGTCCTGAAGAAAACAGGAACTGCTTCTGAGATTGAGAACCAAAGACTGTTTACCGTCATTATGAGCGTACTGGCAGCTCGATTCTCCTTTAAAGACGCCTGTACTGCATATTGCGCATATTTGACCATGCTTGAAGTGATCACTGTGGTTTCCTGATGTGGCTGTATGCCTCCAGTATGCAACAGAGCATTTAGCATTGTTTGAAGCACAAATATCACCAGAGTGGGGTTACTTCCGGTCTGTGCTATTTCAATATGTTGCTGTAGCCGTGTGAGGAATAAACAGATTCATGTGACGACTAATCTGCTGTATGAATACATTTccctgctcttttttttttataaaatgaaaatgtggaaactgattttttttagcagtatATTAAGAGTTTAACTGCAAATCAGAGTGTAAATTCTTCAATATTCAAACCATCCTCAGtatattgtttattttcatcAATTTTGAAACTTAATTATTCACTTATAATGCCTAATATGTGTTGGTGGATGTTCAAAAAGAGCTAAAGTTGAGATTAATTTCAATGTTAATCAACCATGTGGctcaaaatgcaagaaaaaaaaatagcacttcctcaaactgtaaaactgacatgtaaaaa
This is a stretch of genomic DNA from Acanthochromis polyacanthus isolate Apoly-LR-REF ecotype Palm Island chromosome 1, KAUST_Apoly_ChrSc, whole genome shotgun sequence. It encodes these proteins:
- the LOC110972151 gene encoding small integral membrane protein 30-like, which translates into the protein MAPKVQLAAGLFFLLLSCLVQPAEAYDFGDALALLLGTILSVVGLCAFLGWYARRRNGQL